In Pan paniscus chromosome 13, NHGRI_mPanPan1-v2.0_pri, whole genome shotgun sequence, one DNA window encodes the following:
- the SCRN3 gene encoding LOW QUALITY PROTEIN: secernin-3 (The sequence of the model RefSeq protein was modified relative to this genomic sequence to represent the inferred CDS: inserted 1 base in 1 codon), which yields MTDSSARTEAXILYPALKKMEPFSCDTFVALPPATVDNRIIFGKNSDRLYDEVQEVVYFPAVVHDNLGERLKCTYIEIDQVPETYAVVLSRPAWLWGAEMGANEHGVCIGNEAVWGREEVCDEEALLGMDLVRLGLERADTAEKALNVIVDLLEKYGQGGNCTEGRMVFSYHNSFLIADRNEAWILETAGKYWAAEKVQEGVRNISNQLSITTKIAREHPDMRNYAKRKGWWDGKKEFDFAAAYSYLDTAKMMTSSGRYCEGYKLLNKHKGNITFETMMEILRDKPSGINMEGEFLTTASMVSILPQDSSLPCIHFFTGTPDPERSVFKPFIFVPHISQLLDTSSPTFELEDLVKKKSHFKPDRRHPLYQKHQQALEVVNNNEEKAKIMLDNMRKLEKELFREMESILQNKHLDVEKIVNLFPQCTKDEIQIYQSNLSVKVSS from the exons ATGACAGACAGCTCTGCAAGAACGGAGG CTATTTTGTACCCAGCT ttaaaaaaaatggaaCCTTTTTCCTGTGACACTTTCGTGGCATTACCTCCAGCAACAGTCGATAACAggattatttttggaaaaaattcaGATAGACTCTATGATGAAGTACAAGAGGTGGTTTATTTTCCTGCTGTAGTTCATGATAACCTGGGAGAACGTCTTAAG tgtacATATATAGAAATTGATCAAGTTCCTGAAACATATGCTGTTGTCCTGAGTCGCCCAGCGTGGTTGTGGGGGGCAGAAATGGGAGCCAATGAGCATGGAGTTTGCATTGGGAATGAAGCTGTATGGGGAAGAGAAGAAGTTTGTGATGAAGAAGCACTATTAGGAATGGACCTTGTCAG actTGGCCTTGAAAGAGCTGATACAGCTGAAAAAGCCCTCAATGTCATTGTTGACTTACTAGAAAAATATGGCCAGGGTGGAAATTGCACAGAGGGTAGAATGGTATTTAGCTATCACAACAGTTTCCTGATAGCTGATAGGAATGAAGCCTGGATTCTGGAGACTGCAGGGAAGTACTGGGCAGCAGAAAAAGTACAAG AGGGAGTTCGTAATATTTCTAATCAACTTTCCATAACAACCAAGATTGCCCGGGAACACCCAGACATGAGAAACTATGCTAAGCGGAAAGGTTGGTGGGATGGTAAAAAGGAGTTTGATTTTGCTGCAGCATATTCCTATCTTGACACAGCCAAGATGATGACTTCATCAGGCAGATACTGTGAGGGCTACAAGCTTCTAAATAAGCACAAAG gAAATATAACTTTTGAAACAATGATGGAAATTCTTCGAGATAAACCAAGTGGCATTAATATGGAGGGAGAATTCCTGACCACTGCAAGCATGGTTTCTATTTTACCTCAAGACTCCAGCCTTCCTTGCATTCACTTCTTTACAGGGACTCCTGAtcctgagag ATCTGTTTTTAAGCCTTTCATATTTGTGCCACATATTTCACAACTATTGGATACCAGTTCACCAACATTTGAACTTGAAGATCTAGttaaaaagaaatcacattttAAGCCTGACAGAAGACACCCACTCTACCAAAAACATCAACAGGCATTGGAAGTAGTAAATAATAATGAG gaAAAAGCCAAAATAATGTTGGACAACATGAGGAAACTGGAGAAAGAACTATTCAGAGAGATGGAATCAATCCTTCAAAACAAGCATCTTGATGTGGAGAAAATTGTTAATCTCTTTCCTCAGTGCACAAaagatgaaattcaaatttatcaGTCAAATTTATCAGTCAAAGTTAGTTCTTAG